A region from the Lolium perenne isolate Kyuss_39 chromosome 4, Kyuss_2.0, whole genome shotgun sequence genome encodes:
- the LOC139839167 gene encoding uncharacterized protein → MEIFYAATMITLGNGKKTPFWQAPWLHGRKLIDIAHVIYAVSKRKNWKVSHAMNGEAWIRKITLDASFSLDHFSQFVDLWSLLSTINLNPKVEDNITWRLTPSGNYTVKLAYELQLLVSTASPMNKRIWKAWAPPKVKFFAWLANQGISTNISFTKLRKD, encoded by the exons ATGGAGATCTTCTATGCGGCAACCATGATTACCTTGGGAAatgggaagaagacccccttttGGCAAGCCCCTTGGCTTCATGGTAGAAAGCTGATCGACATCGCCCATGTCATATATGCGGTGTCCAAGAGAAAGAATTGGAAGGTGTCGCATGCTATGAATGGCGAGGCATGGATTAGAAAAATCACTTTGGATGCTTCCTTCTCCTTAGACCACTTCTCACAATTTGTCGACCTTTGGTCCCTTCTCTCCACCATCAACCTCAACCCCAAGGTGGAGGACAACATCACTTGGAGGCTTACCCCGAGCGGGAACTACACGGTAAAGTTGGCTTATGAACTACAACTTCTTGTGTCAACCGCCTCGCCCATGAACAAGAGGATATGGAAGGCATGGGCGCCGCCCAAGGTTAAATTCTTTGCATGGCTTGCCAACCAAG GTATAAGCACCAACATATCATTCACAAAGCTAAGGAAAGATTGA